The following coding sequences lie in one Periophthalmus magnuspinnatus isolate fPerMag1 chromosome 24, fPerMag1.2.pri, whole genome shotgun sequence genomic window:
- the sim1b gene encoding SIM bHLH transcription factor 1b gives MKEKSKTAARTRREKENSEFYELAKMLPLPSAITSQLDKASIIRLTTSYLKMRIVFPQGLGEAWGHTSRSRSLDNIGRELGSHLLQTLDGFIFVVAPDGKIMYISETASVHLGLSQVELTGNSIYEYVHPADHDEMTAVLTPHQPYHTHFLQEYEVERSFFLRMKCVLAKRNAGLTSGGYKVIHCSGYLKIRQYSLDMSPFEGCFQNVGLVAVGHSLPPSAVTEIKLHSNMFMFRASLDMKLIFLDSRVAELTGYEPQDLIEKTLYHHVHSCDTFHLRCAHHLLLVKGQVTTKYYRFLAKHGGWVWVQSYATIVHNSRSSRPHCIVSVNYVLT, from the exons ATGAAGGAGAAGTCCAAAACGGCCGCGAGGACTAGACGCGAGAAGGAGAACAGCGAGTTTTATGAGCTCGCCAAAATGCTGCCGCTGCCGTCCGCCATCACGTCTCAGCTGGACAAGGCCTCCATCATCCGGCTGACCACCAGCTACCTGAAGATGCGCATCGTGTTCCCCCAGG GTTTGGGCGAGGCCTGGGGACACACGAGCCGGTCCCGCTCTTTGGACAACATCGGGCGAGAGCTGGGCTCGCACTTGTTACAG ACATTGGACGGTTTCATTTTCGTCGTGGCTCCGGATGGCAAAATCATGTACATCTCTGAAACGGCGTCGGTGCATTTGGGATTGTCTCAG GTAGAGCTGACCGGGAACAGCATTTATGAATATGTGCACCCGGCTGACCACGACGAGATGACCGCTGTGCTCACCCCGCACCAGCCCTACCACACGCACTTCCTCCAAG AATACGAAGTGGAACGATCCTTCTTTCTGAGGATGAAGTGCGTCTTGGCCAAAAGGAACGCGGGCCTGACCAGCGGAGGATACAAG GTGATCCACTGCTCCGGGTACCTGAAGATCCGTCAGTACAGCCTGGACATGTCTCCATTTGAGGGCTGTTTTCAGAACGTGGGGCTGGTGGCTGTGGGTCACTCCCTGCCCCCCTCTGCGGTCACCGAGATCAAGCTCCACAGCAACATGTTCATGTTCAGGGCCAGCCTCGACATGAAGCTCATCTTCCTTGACTCCAG GGTGGCAGAGCTGACAGGTTACGAGCCTCAGGACCTGATCGAGAAGACCCTGTACCACCACGTGCACAGCTGTGACACCTTCCACCTGCGCTGTGCCCACCACCTCT TGCTGGTGAAGGGTCAGGTGACCACTAAGTACTACCGCTTCCTGGCCAAACACGGGGGCTGGGTGTGGGTCCAGAGCTACGCCACCATCGTTCACAACAGCCGCTCATCCAGACCGCACTGCATCGTCAGCGTCAACTACGTCCTCACGTGA